A stretch of the Malus domestica chromosome 08, GDT2T_hap1 genome encodes the following:
- the LOC103441412 gene encoding CRC domain-containing protein TSO1-like isoform X7, whose protein sequence is MSLNVQRNRVSESPVFSYISNLSPIQPVKASHAAQGFPGLSSPPLVFTSPRINTLRETSFLKRPQYPQLSSAEKPKAQDEAKKFVDGPVDSKKHITQLQMGSITDSQDCETNSSSEGVDEYLADPMEMDCTNSAQSVNPCLKESKISYKSEAPSEQATEDLQGKQTFDAKPVKIKELSHGALPSSERPKVGSGISVDNAFNGEYHHGLHNQSQGFGGEHQDDFDHSPQSPPGRLQIGQVYEDCTENVGGTSKGIIGNMILHAPNKVKNDQGGMHRRCLQFEEAPPCATGKRDSSSIEKVNDSEPPASTAELEIVKVSYAATSKRQMGASLPPLYGGSSPLTVPKPSGIGLHLNSIVNAVPFVRGATTSIKLADHDIGLQVMKSSAVVSHHLSENVRDDTETSIAASSSITQSPHTVEFEHLGSPLEERKSDSQNVDSYKELNQSSSQKKRKRTPSSKDSDGCKRCNCKKTKCLKLYCDCFAAGVYCAETCACQGCFNIPDYEDTVLETRQQIEARNPLAFAPKIVQLEEEIQFTPASARHKRGCNCKKSMCLKKYCECYQANVGCSSGCRCDGCKNVYGRKGDHGVTKDMISDKAGKETFDEKLEMVATKKDALSTELYDSHNHTPLTPSFQCSDHADNVPKSPCLLTSYLRSPESDLTVISSYEKSTRSSLRNSETSGILLETSKELSGMGYYCWQEDYDNIGIADTFSPRYDAAPIICHITPLSDLCSKASASSTSSRSDWKNASQVQLCPESQGLSSNSSLRWCSSPLTPMTRLGGTECSQGLDFDHGLSDIMQEEMPDILKDISATNKSVKVSSPNKKRVSPPHNHNHELGASSSGSLRSGRKFILKAVPSFPPLTPCSSSKGSNTIQSTRNLHDKGRKK, encoded by the exons CAAGATGAAGCCAAGAAATTTGTTGATGGTCCAGTTGATTCCAAGAAACATATTACCCAACTGCAGATGGGATCGATTACTGATTCTCAGGACTGTGAGACCAACAGTTCCTCAGAGGGTGTTGATGAATACTTAGCCGATCCCATGGAGATGGACTGTACGAATTCTGCTCAATCAGTCAATCCATGTTTGAAAGAATCTAAAATTTCCTATAAATCTGAGGCACCATCAGAGCAGGCTACAGAGGACCTTCAAGGAAAGCAAACATTTGATGCAAAACCTGTCAAAATTAAAGAGCTTAGTCATGGTGCGTTGCCATCTTCCGAGCGCCCAAAGGTTGGATCCGGAATATCCGTTGATAATGCTTTCAATGGAGAGTATCACCATGGTTTGCATAATCAG TCACAGGGCTTCGGAGGTGAACACCAGGATGATTTTGATCATAGCCCTCAATCTCCTCCTGGACGTTTGCAGATTGGTCAGGTGTATGAGGATTGTACAGAGAACGTCGGTGGAACCTCGAAGGGAATAATCGGGAACATGATATTGCATGCTCCTAATAAG GTCAAAAATGACCAAGGTGGCATGCATAGACGTTGTCTTCAGTTTGAAGAGGCTCCTCCTTGTGCCACTGGAAAAAGAGACAGTTCTTCTATAGAGAAAGTTAACGATTCAGAACCACCTGCCAGCACTGCAGAATTGGAGATTGTGAAAGTATCTTATGCAGCAACTTCCAAGAGACAGATGGGTGCCTCATTGCCACCTCTGTATGGTGGAAGCTCTCCTTTAACTGTGCCCAAACCATCAGGTATTGGCTTGCACCTAAACAGCATAGTCAATGCTGTACCCTTTGTTCGTGGTGCAACAACAAGCATAAAATTAGCAGATCACGACATTGGTTTGCAAGTTATGAAATCATCAGCTGTTGTGAGCCACCATTTATCGGAGAATGTGAGGGATGACACTGAAACTTCAATTGCTGCAAGTTCCTCCATCACCCAGTCTCCCCACACTGTGGAATTTGAGCATCTTGGATCTCCCCTTGAGGAGAGGAAATCTGATTCTCAGAATGTTGACAGTTATAAGGAGTTGAACCAATCTAGTTCACAAAAGAAAAG GAAAAGAACACCAAGCTCTAAAGATAGTGATGGGTGCAAGCGGTGCAACTGTAAGAAGACCAAGTGCTTGAAACT TTATTGCGATTGTTTTGCTGCTGGAGTTTATTGTGCCGAAACTTGTGCTTGCCAAGGATGCTTTAATATACCCGATTATGAAGATACAGTTCTTGAGACGAGGCAACAAATTGAAGCCCGTAATCCACTTGCATTTGCCCCCAAGATTGTACAGCTT GAAGAAGAAATTCAGTTTACACCAGCCTCGGCAAGACACAAAAGGGGGTGCAATTGCAAAAAGTCAATGTGTCTGAAAAAATATTGTGAATGCTATCAG GCCAATGTTGGATGCTCCAGTGGATGTCGCTGTGATGGATGTAAAAATGTTTATGGCAGGAAGGGAG ATCATGGTGTGACTAAAGACATGATTAGTGACAAAGCCGGCAAGGAAACATTTGATGAGAAGCTGGAAATGGTGGCAACAAAGAAAGATGCTTTGTCTACTGAGTTGTATGATTCACACAACCACACTCCATTGACGCCATCATTTCAGTGCTCAGA TCATGCAGATAATGTaccaaaatccccttgcctTCTTACAAGTTACCTTCGATCACCTGAATCTGATCTTACCGTCATATCATCTTATGAAAAATCAACAAGATCCTCTCTTAGAAATTCAGAGACCAGTGGGATTCTTCTGGAGACAAGTAAAGAATTATCAGGTATGGGTTATTACTGCTGGCAGGAGGACTATGACAACATTGGAATAGCAGACACTTTTTCACCAAGATACGACGCTGCCCCCATTATATGCCATATTACTCCATTATCAGATCTTTGCTCAAAGGCCTCAGCTTCTTCCACATCATCAAGAAGTGATTGGAAAAATGCTTCACAAGTTCAgctatgccctgaaagtcaaggTCTGTCATCCAATAGTTCTCTTCGTTGGTGTAGTTCACCACTCACCCCAATGACTCGGTTAGGTGGGACGGAATGTTCTCAAGGTCTGGACTTTGACCATGGGCTTTCTGACATTATGCAAGAAGAAATGCCTGATATACTTAAGGACATTTCTGCTACCAATAAGTCGGTGAAAGTAAGTTCCCCCAATAAGAAACGGGTTTCTCCACCCCACAACCACAATCATGAGCTTGGTGCAAGCTCTTCAGGGAGCTTGAGAAGTGGCCGCAAGTTCATATTGAAGGCTGTCCCTTCGTTCCCACCCCTTACCCCTTGTAGCAGTTCCAAAGGTAGTAATACCATTCAGAGCACCCGTAATCTTCACGATAAGGGTAGGAAGAAATGA
- the LOC103441412 gene encoding CRC domain-containing protein TSO1-like isoform X5, translating into MSLNVQRNRVSESPVFSYISNLSPIQPVKASHAAQGFPGLSSPPLVFTSPRINTLRETSFLKRPQYPQLSSAEKPKAQDEAKKFVDGPVDSKKHITQLQMGSITDSQDCETNSSSEGVDEYLADPMEMDCTNSAQSVNPCLKESKISYKSEAPSEQATEDLQGKQTFDAKPVKIKELSHGALPSSERPKVGSGISVDNAFNGEYHHGLHNQSQGFGGEHQDDFDHSPQSPPGRLQIGQVYEDCTENVGGTSKGIIGNMILHAPNKVKNDQGGMHRRCLQFEEAPPCATGKRDSSSIEKVNDSEPPASTAELEIVKVSYAATSKRQMGASLPPLYGGSSPLTVPKPSGIGLHLNSIVNAVPFVRGATTSIKLADHDIGLQVMKSSAVVSHHLSENVRDDTETSIAASSSITQSPHTVEFEHLGSPLEERKSDSQNVDSYKELNQSSSQKKRKRTPSSKDSDGCKRCNCKKTKCLKLYCDCFAAGVYCAETCACQGCFNIPDYEDTVLETRQQIEARNPLAFAPKIVQLEEEIQFTPASARHKRGCNCKKSMCLKKYCECYQANVGCSSGCRCDGCKNVYGRKGDYGPIDHGVTKDMISDKAGKETFDEKLEMVATKKDALSTELYDSHNHTPLTPSFQCSDHADNVPKSPCLLTSYLRSPESDLTVISSYEKSTRSSLRNSETSGILLETSKELSGMGYYCWQEDYDNIGIADTFSPRYDAAPIICHITPLSDLCSKASASSTSSRSDWKNASQVQLCPESQGLSSNSSLRWCSSPLTPMTRLGGTECSQGLDFDHGLSDIMQEEMPDILKDISATNKSVKVSSPNKKRVSPPHNHNHELGASSSGSLRSGRKFILKAVPSFPPLTPCSSSKGSNTIQSTRNLHDKGRKK; encoded by the exons CAAGATGAAGCCAAGAAATTTGTTGATGGTCCAGTTGATTCCAAGAAACATATTACCCAACTGCAGATGGGATCGATTACTGATTCTCAGGACTGTGAGACCAACAGTTCCTCAGAGGGTGTTGATGAATACTTAGCCGATCCCATGGAGATGGACTGTACGAATTCTGCTCAATCAGTCAATCCATGTTTGAAAGAATCTAAAATTTCCTATAAATCTGAGGCACCATCAGAGCAGGCTACAGAGGACCTTCAAGGAAAGCAAACATTTGATGCAAAACCTGTCAAAATTAAAGAGCTTAGTCATGGTGCGTTGCCATCTTCCGAGCGCCCAAAGGTTGGATCCGGAATATCCGTTGATAATGCTTTCAATGGAGAGTATCACCATGGTTTGCATAATCAG TCACAGGGCTTCGGAGGTGAACACCAGGATGATTTTGATCATAGCCCTCAATCTCCTCCTGGACGTTTGCAGATTGGTCAGGTGTATGAGGATTGTACAGAGAACGTCGGTGGAACCTCGAAGGGAATAATCGGGAACATGATATTGCATGCTCCTAATAAG GTCAAAAATGACCAAGGTGGCATGCATAGACGTTGTCTTCAGTTTGAAGAGGCTCCTCCTTGTGCCACTGGAAAAAGAGACAGTTCTTCTATAGAGAAAGTTAACGATTCAGAACCACCTGCCAGCACTGCAGAATTGGAGATTGTGAAAGTATCTTATGCAGCAACTTCCAAGAGACAGATGGGTGCCTCATTGCCACCTCTGTATGGTGGAAGCTCTCCTTTAACTGTGCCCAAACCATCAGGTATTGGCTTGCACCTAAACAGCATAGTCAATGCTGTACCCTTTGTTCGTGGTGCAACAACAAGCATAAAATTAGCAGATCACGACATTGGTTTGCAAGTTATGAAATCATCAGCTGTTGTGAGCCACCATTTATCGGAGAATGTGAGGGATGACACTGAAACTTCAATTGCTGCAAGTTCCTCCATCACCCAGTCTCCCCACACTGTGGAATTTGAGCATCTTGGATCTCCCCTTGAGGAGAGGAAATCTGATTCTCAGAATGTTGACAGTTATAAGGAGTTGAACCAATCTAGTTCACAAAAGAAAAG GAAAAGAACACCAAGCTCTAAAGATAGTGATGGGTGCAAGCGGTGCAACTGTAAGAAGACCAAGTGCTTGAAACT TTATTGCGATTGTTTTGCTGCTGGAGTTTATTGTGCCGAAACTTGTGCTTGCCAAGGATGCTTTAATATACCCGATTATGAAGATACAGTTCTTGAGACGAGGCAACAAATTGAAGCCCGTAATCCACTTGCATTTGCCCCCAAGATTGTACAGCTT GAAGAAGAAATTCAGTTTACACCAGCCTCGGCAAGACACAAAAGGGGGTGCAATTGCAAAAAGTCAATGTGTCTGAAAAAATATTGTGAATGCTATCAG GCCAATGTTGGATGCTCCAGTGGATGTCGCTGTGATGGATGTAAAAATGTTTATGGCAGGAAGGGAG ATTATGGTCCAATAGATCATGGTGTGACTAAAGACATGATTAGTGACAAAGCCGGCAAGGAAACATTTGATGAGAAGCTGGAAATGGTGGCAACAAAGAAAGATGCTTTGTCTACTGAGTTGTATGATTCACACAACCACACTCCATTGACGCCATCATTTCAGTGCTCAGA TCATGCAGATAATGTaccaaaatccccttgcctTCTTACAAGTTACCTTCGATCACCTGAATCTGATCTTACCGTCATATCATCTTATGAAAAATCAACAAGATCCTCTCTTAGAAATTCAGAGACCAGTGGGATTCTTCTGGAGACAAGTAAAGAATTATCAGGTATGGGTTATTACTGCTGGCAGGAGGACTATGACAACATTGGAATAGCAGACACTTTTTCACCAAGATACGACGCTGCCCCCATTATATGCCATATTACTCCATTATCAGATCTTTGCTCAAAGGCCTCAGCTTCTTCCACATCATCAAGAAGTGATTGGAAAAATGCTTCACAAGTTCAgctatgccctgaaagtcaaggTCTGTCATCCAATAGTTCTCTTCGTTGGTGTAGTTCACCACTCACCCCAATGACTCGGTTAGGTGGGACGGAATGTTCTCAAGGTCTGGACTTTGACCATGGGCTTTCTGACATTATGCAAGAAGAAATGCCTGATATACTTAAGGACATTTCTGCTACCAATAAGTCGGTGAAAGTAAGTTCCCCCAATAAGAAACGGGTTTCTCCACCCCACAACCACAATCATGAGCTTGGTGCAAGCTCTTCAGGGAGCTTGAGAAGTGGCCGCAAGTTCATATTGAAGGCTGTCCCTTCGTTCCCACCCCTTACCCCTTGTAGCAGTTCCAAAGGTAGTAATACCATTCAGAGCACCCGTAATCTTCACGATAAGGGTAGGAAGAAATGA
- the LOC103441412 gene encoding CRC domain-containing protein TSO1-like isoform X4, translated as MDSPEIPKIIASTSPSSDSPPVQESPVFSYISNLSPIQPVKASHAAQGFPGLSSPPLVFTSPRINTLRETSFLKRPQYPQLSSAEKPKAQDEAKKFVDGPVDSKKHITQLQMGSITDSQDCETNSSSEGVDEYLADPMEMDCTNSAQSVNPCLKESKISYKSEAPSEQATEDLQGKQTFDAKPVKIKELSHGALPSSERPKVGSGISVDNAFNGEYHHGLHNQGFGGEHQDDFDHSPQSPPGRLQIGQVYEDCTENVGGTSKGIIGNMILHAPNKVKNDQGGMHRRCLQFEEAPPCATGKRDSSSIEKVNDSEPPASTAELEIVKVSYAATSKRQMGASLPPLYGGSSPLTVPKPSGIGLHLNSIVNAVPFVRGATTSIKLADHDIGLQVMKSSAVVSHHLSENVRDDTETSIAASSSITQSPHTVEFEHLGSPLEERKSDSQNVDSYKELNQSSSQKKRKRTPSSKDSDGCKRCNCKKTKCLKLYCDCFAAGVYCAETCACQGCFNIPDYEDTVLETRQQIEARNPLAFAPKIVQLEEEIQFTPASARHKRGCNCKKSMCLKKYCECYQANVGCSSGCRCDGCKNVYGRKGDHGVTKDMISDKAGKETFDEKLEMVATKKDALSTELYDSHNHTPLTPSFQCSDHADNVPKSPCLLTSYLRSPESDLTVISSYEKSTRSSLRNSETSGILLETSKELSGMGYYCWQEDYDNIGIADTFSPRYDAAPIICHITPLSDLCSKASASSTSSRSDWKNASQVQLCPESQGLSSNSSLRWCSSPLTPMTRLGGTECSQGLDFDHGLSDIMQEEMPDILKDISATNKSVKVSSPNKKRVSPPHNHNHELGASSSGSLRSGRKFILKAVPSFPPLTPCSSSKGSNTIQSTRNLHDKGRKK; from the exons CAAGATGAAGCCAAGAAATTTGTTGATGGTCCAGTTGATTCCAAGAAACATATTACCCAACTGCAGATGGGATCGATTACTGATTCTCAGGACTGTGAGACCAACAGTTCCTCAGAGGGTGTTGATGAATACTTAGCCGATCCCATGGAGATGGACTGTACGAATTCTGCTCAATCAGTCAATCCATGTTTGAAAGAATCTAAAATTTCCTATAAATCTGAGGCACCATCAGAGCAGGCTACAGAGGACCTTCAAGGAAAGCAAACATTTGATGCAAAACCTGTCAAAATTAAAGAGCTTAGTCATGGTGCGTTGCCATCTTCCGAGCGCCCAAAGGTTGGATCCGGAATATCCGTTGATAATGCTTTCAATGGAGAGTATCACCATGGTTTGCATAATCAG GGCTTCGGAGGTGAACACCAGGATGATTTTGATCATAGCCCTCAATCTCCTCCTGGACGTTTGCAGATTGGTCAGGTGTATGAGGATTGTACAGAGAACGTCGGTGGAACCTCGAAGGGAATAATCGGGAACATGATATTGCATGCTCCTAATAAG GTCAAAAATGACCAAGGTGGCATGCATAGACGTTGTCTTCAGTTTGAAGAGGCTCCTCCTTGTGCCACTGGAAAAAGAGACAGTTCTTCTATAGAGAAAGTTAACGATTCAGAACCACCTGCCAGCACTGCAGAATTGGAGATTGTGAAAGTATCTTATGCAGCAACTTCCAAGAGACAGATGGGTGCCTCATTGCCACCTCTGTATGGTGGAAGCTCTCCTTTAACTGTGCCCAAACCATCAGGTATTGGCTTGCACCTAAACAGCATAGTCAATGCTGTACCCTTTGTTCGTGGTGCAACAACAAGCATAAAATTAGCAGATCACGACATTGGTTTGCAAGTTATGAAATCATCAGCTGTTGTGAGCCACCATTTATCGGAGAATGTGAGGGATGACACTGAAACTTCAATTGCTGCAAGTTCCTCCATCACCCAGTCTCCCCACACTGTGGAATTTGAGCATCTTGGATCTCCCCTTGAGGAGAGGAAATCTGATTCTCAGAATGTTGACAGTTATAAGGAGTTGAACCAATCTAGTTCACAAAAGAAAAG GAAAAGAACACCAAGCTCTAAAGATAGTGATGGGTGCAAGCGGTGCAACTGTAAGAAGACCAAGTGCTTGAAACT TTATTGCGATTGTTTTGCTGCTGGAGTTTATTGTGCCGAAACTTGTGCTTGCCAAGGATGCTTTAATATACCCGATTATGAAGATACAGTTCTTGAGACGAGGCAACAAATTGAAGCCCGTAATCCACTTGCATTTGCCCCCAAGATTGTACAGCTT GAAGAAGAAATTCAGTTTACACCAGCCTCGGCAAGACACAAAAGGGGGTGCAATTGCAAAAAGTCAATGTGTCTGAAAAAATATTGTGAATGCTATCAG GCCAATGTTGGATGCTCCAGTGGATGTCGCTGTGATGGATGTAAAAATGTTTATGGCAGGAAGGGAG ATCATGGTGTGACTAAAGACATGATTAGTGACAAAGCCGGCAAGGAAACATTTGATGAGAAGCTGGAAATGGTGGCAACAAAGAAAGATGCTTTGTCTACTGAGTTGTATGATTCACACAACCACACTCCATTGACGCCATCATTTCAGTGCTCAGA TCATGCAGATAATGTaccaaaatccccttgcctTCTTACAAGTTACCTTCGATCACCTGAATCTGATCTTACCGTCATATCATCTTATGAAAAATCAACAAGATCCTCTCTTAGAAATTCAGAGACCAGTGGGATTCTTCTGGAGACAAGTAAAGAATTATCAGGTATGGGTTATTACTGCTGGCAGGAGGACTATGACAACATTGGAATAGCAGACACTTTTTCACCAAGATACGACGCTGCCCCCATTATATGCCATATTACTCCATTATCAGATCTTTGCTCAAAGGCCTCAGCTTCTTCCACATCATCAAGAAGTGATTGGAAAAATGCTTCACAAGTTCAgctatgccctgaaagtcaaggTCTGTCATCCAATAGTTCTCTTCGTTGGTGTAGTTCACCACTCACCCCAATGACTCGGTTAGGTGGGACGGAATGTTCTCAAGGTCTGGACTTTGACCATGGGCTTTCTGACATTATGCAAGAAGAAATGCCTGATATACTTAAGGACATTTCTGCTACCAATAAGTCGGTGAAAGTAAGTTCCCCCAATAAGAAACGGGTTTCTCCACCCCACAACCACAATCATGAGCTTGGTGCAAGCTCTTCAGGGAGCTTGAGAAGTGGCCGCAAGTTCATATTGAAGGCTGTCCCTTCGTTCCCACCCCTTACCCCTTGTAGCAGTTCCAAAGGTAGTAATACCATTCAGAGCACCCGTAATCTTCACGATAAGGGTAGGAAGAAATGA